TATCGAGCAAGGATGAACCAGAGGCAATTTTAAATGTGATTGTCGCCTCTAATCGCCTGATTCAGTCTCAACCAGATAAAATTGCTGAATTACTAGCAGCTTATTACCGTCGTATTGATGCTGGTATTCGCGATGCTTCACTCTTGCAAAAGCAAATTGCGAAGGATGGTAAATTATCTCCATCTGATGCGACTGCGGTGTTGCAAGGGATTGATTTTTTTACCTCTGTACAAGCCAAAAACTGGCTGACGGATGAGACTTTAAATAAACGCATTGATTCTACAGCAGCAGTGCTGACCCTCGCCGCTAAAATAACTCAGGTACCCCAGAATCCCCGGGAACTGTATTCTGCAGAATTTATTGCCAAAGCAGCAGAAAGCACCCAAAACTTGATTAATTTGGTACATGCTGATAATCCGGATCTAGCCAAGAAACTTGAAGGTAAAAATGCGACTGGTCTGACTCCTAATTCTCAACCACTGGAGGGCGCCACGGATATCGGTAACTTGCAAGTGGAAGGAGATGTTAGATTTGCTACTGATTCTGCCAATCTGACGGAGGAAGGTAAACAAACCTTAAATAAGGTAGCGCAGAAATTGACAGGATTAAACCAGGAAACTGTGGCTATTCGGGTAATTGGTCATACTTCTAAATTTGGCGATGCTGACTTTAACCAAACCGTTAGTCAACAACGGGCTGAGACTGTAGCCAACTATCTGCGCGATCGCAGTGTCAAGCTAAAAATTGAGGCTGTCGGAAAAGGCGGACAACAGCCTCTACCTAACATCGATCCCGAAGATAAACGCAACCAACGGACAGAAATTCGTTTAGTTCGCTTTAGTTAACTTTAGGGAATGGGGAAATCGGGGGGATGAACAATTCAAACCCCATTTTAAATATATAAAAATATTAATAATCCTTAATAGTGTCTACTATTAAGGATTGTCAATAGGAGCAAAAGATGCTCAACACCCTGATAGTTCCTTAAAAATCATCGAGAAACTGACTAAGTCGGCTGATAACGGGGTCAACCTCTTGAGGAGGGGTAGGAGCAGCATAGGTAGAAGGGGTATTCACCACTTCTGCATATGCTGATTGGGTCGGAGCCTGAATAAATGGTCGGTCATTGACCATGAGCGCCAGTTGAGCTACTTGTTGAGTAAGTTGCAGAATCTGGCGTTCCATAGTCTCTAAACGATTGGATTCCTTGGCAAAGAAACGTTCCTCAAGGTCAGCCATTTGATGTTGCAGTTCACCGATTCGTTGTTCAACCGATTCTGTTGCTGCGGGTTTCGGGCCAGGTCTGACAGATTCTGGTACACATAAAGATTGCCATAAGGCTTCTTTACAGAGGTCGCTGAAAGTTTTGTCGGGTTGTTTTTCCAAATGGCTTTCAACAAGGGCTAACAAGCTTTCATCAGCGACCCCAGGATTGAACGTAACCGATTTAACT
The Gloeotrichia echinulata CP02 DNA segment above includes these coding regions:
- a CDS encoding phosphate ABC transporter substrate-binding/OmpA family protein, translating into MSKLDNPVVLLLTLAVTFGLSVAGIGWAYQFGFGFNSAIENKSETKTENTSAKKHLLVLGDSFSGYSTFRSAAFSEAVKEIGFNLRYENELDQTKRAERLNQGEADLLLTSLDQFLKHKPDGKIIGLIGRTVGADAVVLNTKKYPNLKSLVDLTQLLQEAREKGQPLTISFAGDTASEYLAWVLSSKFEAFKLSDFQIDIVADASVAWKKLQDPNQNVAVAVIWEPYVTQARQQGYKVVLSSKDEPEAILNVIVASNRLIQSQPDKIAELLAAYYRRIDAGIRDASLLQKQIAKDGKLSPSDATAVLQGIDFFTSVQAKNWLTDETLNKRIDSTAAVLTLAAKITQVPQNPRELYSAEFIAKAAESTQNLINLVHADNPDLAKKLEGKNATGLTPNSQPLEGATDIGNLQVEGDVRFATDSANLTEEGKQTLNKVAQKLTGLNQETVAIRVIGHTSKFGDADFNQTVSQQRAETVANYLRDRSVKLKIEAVGKGGQQPLPNIDPEDKRNQRTEIRLVRFS
- a CDS encoding plasmid segregation centromere-binding protein ParR, giving the protein MFQWSKKVVKSVTFNPGVADESLLALVESHLEKQPDKTFSDLCKEALWQSLCVPESVRPGPKPAATESVEQRIGELQHQMADLEERFFAKESNRLETMERQILQLTQQVAQLALMVNDRPFIQAPTQSAYAEVVNTPSTYAAPTPPQEVDPVISRLSQFLDDF